The DNA segment ATAGCTTATCAAttcatgtaaataaaattgaagGTAATTAAAGTAACTACTTAGTAAGAAACAGTCATCCCCCCCCTCAATCTTGTAAACAGTAACCTGTCTGTTCAGCAGACCTTTCTTAATGTAATGCAAGAGTAAGAAATCTGAAAACCTGGTATCTGCCCTTTTTAAAGTCTTCTATGTCCAATTTCCAGATGTTGCTGGGTGTCTTGCATATCTGCCATTTCATACTGCTCTGGTAATTGATGGTCAGATGACAAATTATGGAGAAGAGTAAGGATCCCCCtagaattataaaaaaaatccaccaaaccAACCACTGAACAGTGCATCCCCCATTTCCCATTTGGGCACAATCTCTGGGGTTTCTTCATCCCAAAATTCCTGGATTATAATATGGGTAACCCAAGAAAGAGGAACTAAGGGCAGAACTCCAGACATCCACAGGAGCGTTCCCCCAAGTCGTAAGAGCCATTTCTTTAGCTTGTGCTCTGTATATTCCATCTTTAGGCAGTCCAAACCAAGACTAGAGATTGCAAGGCTCAGAAGTCCTAGTCCATTTGATGTAGATACTAAAATCCTGGAAATCTTGAACTCTATAGGCAAAGCTAGAGAACAATCAACATTTTTACACTGTGTTACTCCTAAGACTTGGACTACACAGGTTTGCCAAAGTCCTGTGGTCCAAAGCTCCAGTACATTTAAGTCTAAGTTGAGATTTTTCCAGTCTGGTAAATAGCTACAGGTAGCAGTTAAAATACTTCCTAATACAGACAACAGAAATACAGCTGTCTGTAGCCTCTCTGTGGACCAAGTTCATTTTTAGCAGTCACAGAAGCACTAAACCCACTTGCCTTGGCAGACGTTGTTCTGCTCAATTCTTTGTCATACTGAATATCtgcaaaagttaaaaaaatgttttacaaagTATGAAACACTCCTCCCCctcctgctttgtgctgcttgGTTCAATGTGCAGTGtctgggggacagggaggtAGTGTGGTAAAGCAGCCACTGAAGGGTGTAGGCGCAGCTGGCCTCACCTGTCATTACTGGTGGGtttactttttttaagaaaaacatgcactt comes from the Heliangelus exortis chromosome 4, bHelExo1.hap1, whole genome shotgun sequence genome and includes:
- the LOC139796300 gene encoding LOW QUALITY PROTEIN: claudin-22-like (The sequence of the model RefSeq protein was modified relative to this genomic sequence to represent the inferred CDS: deleted 2 bases in 1 codon); the encoded protein is MTDIQYDKELSRTTSAKAKRLQTAVFLLSVLGSILTATCSYLPDWKNLNLDLNVLELWTTGLWQTCVVQVLGVTQCKNVDCSLALPIEFKISRILVSTSNGLGLLSLAISSLGLDCLKMEYTEHKLKKWLLRLGGTLLWMSGVLPLVPLSWVTHIIIQEFWDEETPEIVPKWEMGDALFSGWFGGFFLILGGSLLFSIICHLTINYQSSMKWQICKTPSNIWKLDIEDFKKGRYQVFRFLTLALH